AAAGTTTCTTTTGTATATTGACTACTTTCTAATATATTTTGACTCTCATACTTTACAGAATTTATAGTTTGATTTAATATATTGCTAGCTTCATTTAAAGCTCTAGCTGTTTCTCCAAATTCATCTTTTCTATTAATAGAATTTTTATATGTTAAATTACATTTTTCTAATTGTTCAGCTTGTTCTTTCATCTTAACAAGAGGTTCTTTAATATTTTTAGAAATAATATTGGATATTATTATACCTAAAATTATAAATAAAATAGTGGCAACTAATATTATTGTTCTTAATTTATAGATATCCTTAAATAAATAATTTTTTTCAGCAGCTACAGCTATAGACCATTCCGTATCTTTAATTGGTCCATAGGACATAAATTTTTTGATATTATTATATTTATATTCTCCAAAACCACTTTCTCCATTTATCATCTTTTTCTGAAAACTTAAAAGTTCATCAAATTTTGAATCGTTACTATGATCTTTTAAATCATTACCCCTTTTTAAAACTAAATTAATATCAGTATCTGCTATATAATATCCTTCCTTATTAATTATAAAATAAATTTCTTCTTTATTATTTGATTGTGAATCATTTGCTAACTTATTTATATTTTTTATATCTAAAGACCCTATTAAAGCTCCTACCACTTTTCCAGCATCAGATTTAATAGGCACAGATACTTTTATTAAAGGAACATTATCAGTTTTATCCATGTCACTATCTATTATAAATGTATCTCCTTTTAATATTTTATTGAAATATTGGTTATTGGAGATATTTTCAACGTCATTGTTACTCATATTATATTGATTGCCTTGTAAATTTACTATTGCTAAATTTTTAAATCCCCATGCCTTATCTTCATTTTCCAATTCGTACTTTTGTTTTTTTAAATCCATAGACTTTACTTCTGTCCAACCAGCTATTATTTCTAATTTATTCTTTGATTCATTAATACTATTAGTTAAAATAGTTGATTCATTTTTGGCTTTATTTTTAAGTTGTATTTTAATATTTTCAGTTAGAACTTTAGAAGCAGTTTTATAAGATACAATTCCTAAAATTGCACAAATTAAAATAATTAAACCTAATATTTGTACATTTATTACACTTTTAACACTTTTAAATTCTTTATCCTTAGTACTTTTAAATTTAAACTTCATAAATTTCCTCCTCGTTTTATATAGGTTAGTAACTAACTTATATACATAACTGTAAATTTAAATAATTTTTATATATACTTTTAATAAATAATTCTAATATTTTAGGATCATATATATTTTTTTCTTTTTGCATAATTTCTAAAGCAGCTTCCCTTGTGTAGGCCTTTCTGTAGCACCTATCTGAAGTTAAAGCTTCATATACATCTGCTATACGAAGTATTCTTGCTGCCATAGGAATTGATTTACCTTCTAATCCATAATAACCACTACCATCAAAATTTTCATGATGAAATTTTACAATATTGCAAATCTCTAAGCAATATCCATATTCCCCTAATATATCTGCACCAAACTGAGTATGTTCTTTTACAATTTCAAATTCGCTACAACTTAATTCACCTTTTTTGTTTAATATACTAGAGGGTATTCTGGCTTTTCCTATATCGTGATTTAGCGCTAATAAAACTAAATTATTGCTCTGTTTTGAACTAAGGTTCATAACTTCTGCTATCTTTTTTACATAACTGGCAACTCTCTTACTATGTAAAAATACTTCTAAATCTAATTTTTCATCCTTTGATATTTTTAAAGAATTTGTTGATAAATTACTTAATTTATACATATTATTGCTCTCCCCCATTCCTATAAATTTATAAAAACAAAAAACCAACATAGTTAGTTCACATAAATTAAACTAATTATGTTGGCTATATCTAGCTAAATAAATCCTTATTTTCTATCCATTACACCAATCACTTATTAAATTATTCAAATATATCATAATTCTTTATTTTTATATTAACCTATATGCGGCAAAATAAATACTTATTCTCCATATATATTGTTAATATTATCTTATATCTTAATTTTATATTATTAATTGCCAAATTTCAACTAAATTAAGAATATTTTTTATAAAATTATTTATTTTTGCCATAATCCATCAAATCTTTCTCCAATTGACTAATATTCGCTGTTATCTTTTCCACTATTTTGTAAACATTGTCAATATCGCCTAATATAGCTCTTTCTTTAATTTCATTTAATAGTTTTTTTACCTCATGTAAATGAAAATTTGAAGAAGCCCCCTTTAATTTATGTAATAAATTTCTTAAATTTTCTATATCCTTTTCTTGCGATAATCTTATAATTTCATTCATTTGTTTTTTTGAAAACAATTCTATTATCTTATACCCTAATTCTATTACTAATTCCTTATTACCATCTAAATTTTTTTCTAATCTTTCAAATTTATTATTTATTTCTTCTTTATTTAAATTTAGTTTATTATTTTTTATTTTTTTATCATTATTTAAATATTTATCTATTATACGTTGTAATTTATCTGAATCTATAGGTTTACTTAAATAGTCATCCATACCTAATGCCTTAAATTTTTTCTTTTGTTCTAAAGAATCATATGCTGTTAATGCTACTATTGGTATTTTACTCCACTTAGGATTCTTTTTAATTATTTTTGCTGCATCTACTCCATTCATTATAGGCATAGATATATCCATGAAAATTAAATCATAACTATCTTTCTGTAAAGCTACTATGGAATCTTTCCCATTAGAAACCGTCTTCGCTATCCATCCCTTTAATTCAATTAATTTGCTCATTACTATCTGATTTACATTATTATCTTCTGCTATTAATATTTTAAATATCTTTTTCTTACTATTTTTATAATTCATTAATTCATTATTTTTTAAGTTATATTTATTTGGTAAATCTAATTTAGTTTTTAATGCTTCTATCATTGCATTGACATTTTCCGTTATATTTAGACAACAAGCACCTACTCCTAATATATTATTGCATTCATCCTTTATAGGAATTATTTCTATTTCGTAAAATTCTACTTTGCTACCATTAATTAAAACTTCCTCACTTGTTACAATCTTATTTCCATTTAATGCAACCTTCATTTTTTCTTTTATTCTTGATATTAAATTACAACTAATATTTTTGGGACAATATTCTTCAATTATTTCTAATATATTCATGCCAACTTCTACATCAATGCCTAATAATTTTTCCATAAATCTCTTATGGCTATTATTTAACTTTATGTAATGAAAATCTTTATCCAAAATAAATATGGAAATATTATTTAATTCCCCTACAAATAAATTCAAAGCGTGTATATCGCCGTAATTTATCATAATTCTACCTTCCCTACCTATATATTATAATTTTAAACAATCTAATTTAATTTTCGAAGTTTTTAAAGAAACCTTTCATATATTAATTCATTATAAAAAGCAAATTATTCAATAATAAGCTTTTTGTAGATTAATTTTACTTTATATAAAAACATTTAAATAATTAGATTTTAAATTTATATTTCTAAAAAAATAGGCTAGAAAAACATGCTTATAACCACATATATATTATAAAATAATTTTTAAGTAATAATTTCATTATATTTTTCATTAACCCAATTTAATACATCCTCAAATACTTCTTTTCTATTTAGCTCATTTAAAATTTCATGTCTTCCTTCTTCATATAATTTGTAGGTTACATCCGTTACACCAATACTCTTATAAAAATTATATAAATCTAATATACCCTTACCAAAGTTTCCTACTGGATCTTTATCCCCTGCTATTATAAATATTGGCAAATTTGTAGGTATATTATTTTTATTTTCTTCTTTCCATATAGATTTTAATCCCTTAAAAAAATCATGATA
Above is a window of Clostridium sporogenes DNA encoding:
- a CDS encoding methyl-accepting chemotaxis protein; amino-acid sequence: MKFKFKSTKDKEFKSVKSVINVQILGLIILICAILGIVSYKTASKVLTENIKIQLKNKAKNESTILTNSINESKNKLEIIAGWTEVKSMDLKKQKYELENEDKAWGFKNLAIVNLQGNQYNMSNNDVENISNNQYFNKILKGDTFIIDSDMDKTDNVPLIKVSVPIKSDAGKVVGALIGSLDIKNINKLANDSQSNNKEEIYFIINKEGYYIADTDINLVLKRGNDLKDHSNDSKFDELLSFQKKMINGESGFGEYKYNNIKKFMSYGPIKDTEWSIAVAAEKNYLFKDIYKLRTIILVATILFIILGIIISNIISKNIKEPLVKMKEQAEQLEKCNLTYKNSINRKDEFGETARALNEASNILNQTINSVKYESQNILESSQYTKETFDKVNSQIQQITAFTEEISANMEESSAGIEEMTSMTASVKEDMSITREKAKEGLDLAINIKEKAENINEDASNSMNEVKKIYYNSKEKLEKAISDAQVVENISEMAESILDIAEKTNLLALNAAIEAARAGEQGRGFAVVAEEVRKLAEQSSDAVVNIQLNVKTVLKAVSELSSSSKFVLELIEEDVLRDYKKLIDMSTEYKNDGNVVKDLIENFSNLSEKTSRAVDQIAKGMEEMSGAIIGVAESSGEIAEKISTVNQENELILEENEKNLSKSQQLVDKMDEFQSI
- a CDS encoding response regulator; this encodes MINYGDIHALNLFVGELNNISIFILDKDFHYIKLNNSHKRFMEKLLGIDVEVGMNILEIIEEYCPKNISCNLISRIKEKMKVALNGNKIVTSEEVLINGSKVEFYEIEIIPIKDECNNILGVGACCLNITENVNAMIEALKTKLDLPNKYNLKNNELMNYKNSKKKIFKILIAEDNNVNQIVMSKLIELKGWIAKTVSNGKDSIVALQKDSYDLIFMDISMPIMNGVDAAKIIKKNPKWSKIPIVALTAYDSLEQKKKFKALGMDDYLSKPIDSDKLQRIIDKYLNNDKKIKNNKLNLNKEEINNKFERLEKNLDGNKELVIELGYKIIELFSKKQMNEIIRLSQEKDIENLRNLLHKLKGASSNFHLHEVKKLLNEIKERAILGDIDNVYKIVEKITANISQLEKDLMDYGKNK
- a CDS encoding HD domain-containing protein; protein product: MYKLSNLSTNSLKISKDEKLDLEVFLHSKRVASYVKKIAEVMNLSSKQSNNLVLLALNHDIGKARIPSSILNKKGELSCSEFEIVKEHTQFGADILGEYGYCLEICNIVKFHHENFDGSGYYGLEGKSIPMAARILRIADVYEALTSDRCYRKAYTREAALEIMQKEKNIYDPKILELFIKSIYKNYLNLQLCI